The Paenibacillus pabuli DNA segment AAAACCTGGGCACCCCTATGAAAGGGATTGAGATTTCCAAACTGTCTGCGGATGAGCGCATGTCCGATCGCGGTTGGTAAGATAGAAGGGCTTCCAAGTTGAATAAGTTGTTGCAACAGTTATGAAGAAGAGCCGGTCAATTGAGTACAATTGATCGGCTTTTTTTGTTATTCTTGAGGGAAAATGCAGAGCTGCATACGGAAACTTGAACAAATTCGACTTCATATCCAAGTAAACCACGGCGGTTATATAGCCGCCCAAGATGTGTTACCAGCACAAAGTTGCGCTCTTCAGTATAGTTTGTCTTTTTTCTGCAAAAAACAAAGCTTGTCGCTCTTGATGTAACGGACACCGCACGGTCTAGCTTGTTGATATCTTCAAAATGCTGTGCCTATAATAAGCGGTATGAAGGAAGGTGCGGACCATTCGCTATCTATATGAGTTTATTCAACATCAGGACGATCTGCCTATGAAACTCTTCGTGAACTCGGTGAAACATATTGATTTCCATTGGCATAAGGAAGTGGAAGTTGTATACGTTCTTCATGGTTCAATCATCATGTATCTGGACCAGCAGCAATATACACTGCATGAAGATGATTTGATTGTCGTTAACAGCATGTCCGTCCACAAGATTGAACGAACCAATCAGGACAATGTGCTATTAACATTGCAATTCGGTCCCGAGTTGATGAACAATAATGCTTTTATCTCCTGTAACTCTGCCATGAACGTGGAGCAGGACGCTCTACGCCTGTATAGTATTAAACAATATCTTGCGCAAATGGTATGGGAGATTAACAAAAAAACGCCGGGTTATCAAAACTTTACCATGGGCAGATTACAGATGTTATGCGGCTGCCTGCAGAGGTATTTTTCCAGTGGAATAAATTCCGCATTGGAAGAAGGAAGCAAGGATTATGACTATAAAAGACTGAACAGGGTCCTCACATATATTGATATTCACTACAATGAGAAGATTACGCTGCAGGATATGGCGGATTCCGAGCATTTAAGCTTGCATTATTTCTCCCACTTCTTCACCGACAAAATCGGGATACCTTTCCAAAAGTATTTGACGCTCATTCGCCTCGAGAAAGCTCAAGCCCAGCTGGCAGCGAATGATAAAAATATTTCGGATATCGCACTGGATTGCGGATTTGCCAATGTGAAGCTGTTTAACAAATACTTCAAAGAAAAGTACGGCTGCACGCCAGGCTCCTATCGGGAAGCTTCGCGAGTACCGGAACCCCATCAGCTGAATGTAAACCGCAAGCCCAAAACGTATGAGGAATCTTCAAGCGGCGATTATTACGAGATGGAAACGTTGAATGCGATTGGCTCACTGTATCGATATCTGGATGCTAAGGTTGACGCGGATCAGGACACGCTCCCTGTACCGTCTGCACATCTGTCAGACCAAACTCACATTGAAATTCGTGCAGACCAGACATCAATTGTCTACGAAAAGCACTGGAATATCACCATGACGGCAGGAAGAGCTATTGAAGGCTTGCGTGAAGATTGGCGGAAGCAGCTGTCCTCACTGAAAGGAAAAGTACCTTTTCAATATATTCGATTTCACGGCATATTTAATGACGAGATGATGGTGTACAGCGAAACGGAGGATGGCATCTCCGTTTATAATTGGTCTTACGTGGACAAGTTGTATGATTTCTTGCTGGATCAGGGAGTGAGGCCATTCGTGGAATTAAGCTTTATGCCGAACCAGCTGGCGAGATCCAAAGAAACGTTGTTTTGGTGGAGGGGGAATATTAGTCCGCCATCCGACCCTGCCAAGTGGCAAGGCCTTGTGCGTGAGTTCATTCGACACTGTTTGAATCGTTATGGGGCGGAAGAAGTGAAGAAATGGTATTTCGAAGTGTGGAACGAGCCTGACCTGGCTGGCGTTTGTTGGGCAGGAAGCAAGGAAGAATACTTCGCTTTTTATGAATCGACCGCCCATGCCATCAAATCGGTATTGCCCGAGCTGAGAGTGGGAGGCCCAGCTATGGGTTATGGATCTCTCTGGAACGACATTTGGGCTGAGGAGTTTCTGTCATATTGCCGCAAGCGGGAAGTTGCTCTCGACTTTTTCTCGTTCCATATCTATTCGGAGTATCCCAAGCTGAAAGTTGAAGAGGATCGTTTAACCCAAATCATGCCTCCATCTTTTTATAAAGAGAGTATTGATCTTCTGCGGCAAAAAATGAAGGCGGCTTCGTACAGTCATGTCGAACTTCATGTGACCGAGTGGAACTTTTCGATATATGACCGTAACTTGCTGCACGATACCATGTTCATGGCTCCGTTTGTCATTTACCACACCATGAATACGCTCGGTGACGTGAAAGCAATGGCGTTCTGGTCCTTTACCGATGTATTCGAAGAAAGCATCGTTCCCGCTTCTCCTTTCTACGGGGGCTTCGGCCTGATTAACCGCGATGGTCTGAAGAAACCTAGCTATTATGCATATGAGCTTATGCAGAAGCTCGGTGATGAGCTGCTGATCAAAGGAGACGGTTATGTCGGAACGCGAAAAAGGGACGGAAGCATGCAATTTCTGTTCTATCACTATGTGCATGTAGATCGGCTGTTTGCGAGTGGAGATTGGTCCGAGCTATCCTGTTCAACCCGTTATGACGTATTTGAGGAGAAAGGCAGCAAAGCTTTTGAGCTCACGCTTAACAAGCTCTCAGGACCTTATAAATGCACCAGTTATCAACTGGATCGGGAGCATGGATCGGTATTTGATGAGTGGGCTCGCATGGGTTCGCCATATTCCCTGACGGAAGAAGAAATCGCCTATTTAAACGGCAGGAGCGGACCCGTCATGGGGACAGAAATGGTTAGGGATGAATGTTGGCGCAGAGAAATTGTGCTTCCGCCACATGGCGTGATGCTGCTCATTTTGGATAGACAATATTAAAAAAGTATCCTTAAGACATCCTTTCCGTAATGGAGGGATGTTTTTTGTTGTTTATTTTTCGCTGAGGCAGACAAGCTAGAACCTAGGATATCAATTAGGCAAAAAACGAACCATGATGCGGCAAGTTCCAACAAGAAAGCGTTAACAAAGATTTATATACTATGGTTGTGCAGCTAAGAGGAAGACAGGGGGAGTTTGGATGAAGCGTTTCATGAAATGGATGACAGATTCGTTTGCGCCAAGATTGGAGGCATTTACGAATAATATTTGGGTTTCTTCGATTCAAGAAGCCATTATGGTCGCCATTCCGATGATTTTCATCGGTTCGATTATTACATTGATTTCGATTTTGCAGGATTTCATTCCGGGCATGCCGGACTTGACACCCATCACGACATTCAGTTTCGGTTTGCTCGGGTTGTTTATTGCTTTTCTGACGCCTTATGTGGTGATGGAGAAAAAGGAGCGGCACAAAATCAAGCTGCTGGCGGGAATGACGGGGGTATCTCTGTTTGTTATGCTCCTCAACCCGACGGTAAACGAAGACGGTACCATTCAGTTCATCCTTGAACGATTTGGACCATCGGGGATGATCACAGCACTCCTGGTGGGTGTATTCGTTGCGCTTGTGATGATCATGTGCAACAAATTTTCGTTCTTCAAAAAGGGGTCTTCACTTCCCGAATTCATTATGGACTGGTTCGATTTTCTCGTCCCGATCGCCCTGGTATTAACAACAGGATGGGTTCTCGTATATCAGCTTCATTTTGATATTTTTGGACTGATCGTGAACGTGTTTGAGCCAATCAATGCCTTGGGACAAAGTTTAACTGGATTTTTATTGTTCAATTTTATTGGTGTAGTGCTGTATTCCTTCGGCGTAAGCCCTTGGGTCATGACACCGATCTGGTACGCGATCTGGATACCTGCAATCGAAGAAAATGCAGCTCTTGTGGCAGCCGGACAGGATCCTGTCAATATCAACACGTTTGAAACCTTTTTCTCCGGATGGCTGGGTATTGGGGGAATGGGAGCGACCTTACCGTTAGTGGTTTGGTTCCTGATGGCACGTTCGAAAAAACTGAAATCTGTCGGCAAGGCAACCATTATCCCGTCCTTGTTCAACATCAATGAACCCGTCGTGTACGGTGCACCGATTGCCTTTAATCCATTACTCATGGTACCCATGTGGATTAACGCACTTATCACGCCAGTGATTGTGTACTTGGCTCTCGACTGGGGTTGGGTGCGGATCCCGAGCCAGATCTTCCAGCTATGGTACACACCGATCGGCTTGTCCACCTACATTATGTCTGGATTTAACGGTCTTATTTTGCTGGCGGTGGTCCTGCTGATTGTATTTGTGGTTTGGTTCCCGTTTTTCAAACTGTATGATGCCCAGGAATTGAAGAAAGAACAGGAACAAAATTAAATAAAAAGGGTGAGTACTATGAATAAATCGATCAATGAATTGTTGTCGGCAATGACTCTGGCCGAGAAAGCTTCACTCTGCGCGGGATTGAATATGTGGATGACGAAAGGAATCGAGCGGTTGAACATTCCGCCAGTTCATATGTACGACGGGACGAATGGCATCCGTAAAACGAACAGTGACGAAGAAATGGGCATCACAACGGAAAATGTACCCGCCACTTGTTACCCTACGGGTTCGGCCATCGGTTCTTCGTGGAACACGGAATTGTTGCATGAGGTGGGTGTGGCACTAGGACAAGAATCAAAAGCTATGGACGTGGAGCTGCTGCTTGGGCCGGGTGTCAATATGAAAAGAACGCCGCTTGGCGGGAGAAATTTCGAATACTATTCGGAAGACCCTTGCTTGTCGGGTGAACTTGGCGCAGCTTTCATTAACGGGATCCAAAGCGAAGGTGTGGGTGCTTCTGTCAAGCACTTTGCGGGTAACAACCAGGAGTTTGAGAAGATGGTGACCAGTTCGGAAATCGACGAGCGGACGCTTCGCGAAATTTACCTGAGTGCCTTTGAACGAATTATTAAGAAATCGGACCCTTGGACGGTCATGTGTTCTTATAACTTATTGAATGGAACCTACACGAGTGAGAACGAACATTTGTTGCATGACATTTTGAGAGAAGAGTGGGGATATGAAGGTGTTGTTTTATCCGACTGGACAGCTGTCAATGATCGCATACGCGGTCTGAAGGCTGGGCTTGATCTGGAGATGCCAGGTCCTGCTCATTACAATGCCAAAGCCATCATTGAGGCGATTCAGAACGGAAGCCTTTCCGAAGAACAATTGGATCGAAGCGTGGGTCGCATTTTGAAGCTGGTCGAGCGGGTAACGGGCAACAAAGGCGAGGGGACTTCTGAAGATGCGGATTACCATGCACTTGCTCGTAAAGCGGCAGCCGAAAGTATTGTGCTTCTGAAAAATGAGAACGCAATTCTTCCGCTGCAGCCGGAATCATTGGGGTCCATTGCCGTGATTGGGCGGTTTGCCAAGAAGCCTCGAATTCAGGGGGCAGGCAGTGCGAAGGTAACGCCGACAAGAGTAGACATTCCGTGGGACGAGATAAAGAATCTGGCCGGCGAGAATATTACGATGGGATATTCAGAAGGATACCCGGAGGATGACTCCATTCACGATGAGTTAATTCAGGAGAGCGTCACATTAGCCAAGAATTCTGATGTTGCTGTACTGTTTGTTGGCCAACCGGAATATGCCGAATCGGAGATGCATGATCTGCAAGGAATTGATCTTCCTGAGCATCAAGTGAATTTGATTCAGGCGGTAGCCGCAGTTCAGCCCAAGTGCATCGTTGTAACGAGCAGCGGCTCCGCACTGGCGATGCGTCCATGGTTACAGCATGTACCGGGCATAATTCACTCGTGGTTGTCAGGTCAAGGCATGGGTAAAGTGATTGCAGATGTATTATTTGGGCATACGAATCCATCGGGCAAGCTATCCGAGACCTTCCCCGTGAAGCTATCGGACAATCCTTCTCATATGCGGATTCGCGGAGAGAACGGCAAGCTGTATTATCGTGAAGGTCTTTTTGTGGGATATCGATATTACGACCGCAAAGAACTGGCACCTCAATTTCCGTTTGGGCACGGATTATCATACACATCCTTCTCATATACGGATCTGAAAGTGGCTCAGACAAATAGAGGTGTTACCGTATCCTTTGAATTAAAAAATACCGGTAAGCGCAAGGGGAAAGAAGTAGTGCAATTGTACGTGCACGATGAAGAGTGCACATGGACCCGTCCAGAGAAAGAGTTAAAAGCCTTTGTCAAAGTCGAACTGGAGCCTGGTGAAAAACGCAAGGTTACGTTTGAACTGGAAGAGAGAGATTTTTCATACTACAACACCAAGTATAACCGCTGGGTAGCAGAGACCGGATATTTTCAAATTTCACTCGGCAGCTCGTCCAAAGACCTCCGAATCAGTGAGCGTCTGCATTGTGACTTCGGGAAGGAAGAAATTACGTTCCACAAATTCAGCCTTCTCAGCGAATGGATGAGTGATCCGGCAGCGAAGAAGGAATTGGAGAAATGCCTGAATGAAATGAACGAGCATGTTACAGATAAGGTATATCTTAACGAGGAATTTGTGGGATTTTGGGAAGACTTCCCTATGATCAAGGTATTCCAAATGTTTGGTCAACAATGGATGAACGAGCGTTCACCTGATGAGGTTATTCATGAACTTATTGCCAGGGTTAACCAGGCACGAAATTAATAGATAAGGTAAAGAAAAACCAAGTTCGATCCCGTAAAGAGGAGATGAACTTGGTTTTTCTATCGTTACGGGACAGATTGTTTACAAACAGCCGGATGCTATGCAGAGCTTGCTCGATTCACGATGTAAATGCCGAGCGACACGAACAGGAGGGCAACCAGATTCTTCAGTTCCATAATGCTTTCGCCCAAAAATACAGCAGATAGAAATGCGCCAAACACGGGGATAAGGAAGTTGTATACAGACACTTTTCCTACTTTGTTGTATTTAAGAAGCATATTCCATAAACAAAATGCTGCGGATGACAGGAGTACCAAATAAACTAAGTTACTGGTGGATTCCAGGGTGAAATGTGTAACCTGTCCGCCCAGCAGCAGACCCAGCATAGCCAGCGTCAATCCGCCGACAAACAGGCTGAAACCCGTTACGACCAATACATCCATGGAAGAGGTTAAATGCTTCGCGTAGATGGCCGTAATGGAAAATATGAATGCAGCTGCAATGACGAAGCCTTCACCTGTAAACGAAACGGAAAATGAAAGTAGATCGGTATTGAAATTGACAATAATGACGCCGATAAATCCAAGCATACAACCAATGACTTTTTTATTGCTTAGCTTATCATTTTGATACAGGAAATGGGCAAGTACAACGCTGAAAAAGGTAGCTGTCGCGTTCATGATTGAACCTTTGACACCGGTCGTATTCGATACACCTATGTAAAAAAACATATACTGCAGGCCTGTTTGCATGACTCCCAGCATAGAGAGGCTAGTCCATTGCCGTCCAGTCAGGTTAAACCTGCGTTTTCTAAACAAGCGATACAGGGTCAGGAGCAGCAAGCCTGCGAGTATAAAACGATATCCGGCAAATACAAACTTGGAGGCAATATCTTCTGGCATGATGTTAAAAGCGATATACCCTAGTTTAATGGAGGGGAAAGCACTTCCCCATAACAAGCAGCATAGGCTTGCGATTAGGGTTACAACCAGTGGATCTGTTAATCTGTTCGGTTTTTCAATTGCTTTACTGTCATTCACTTGTAATCTTCTCCTCAACATGTAGTGCGTATGTGATACAACAAATACATTCTAGACCATATCACATTTCCCGCGGCTTGTATCCAAAAGTTAAATGTACTAAACATTACGGAAAATGAAAATGTGGTGCTATAACAGAAGTACATACGCAAGAATGGATCCGAGAATCCCATTCCAGCTGGTAGCAGGAGCCTTTGCTGTCTCAATTCCGCGTTTATGCCAAGAAAAATCATCAGTACCAATCCAATACAGGTGTAGATGTGAATCATCATGAGAGTTTGTGAGGTTGCGACTGAGCAGCCTTTTTTGAGCAGGAAGCTGGATGAATGATGTGGAATAATTATACAGGTATACTAAAGAGGAGGTTGTTAGATGGTCTTTCCAACGCATATCGTATCGGCAGGCGGAATTGTAGAAGACGGACAAGGAAATATCCTGTTGGTAAAAGCTCATGATGATGGATGGGTGTATCCAGGCGGGATTACTGAAGTAGGAGAAAACCTGATGGATGGCGTCATACGTGAAATCAAAGAGGAAAGTGGCATTGATGCCAGCGTTAGTCATTTAGTTAGTGTCGTCTCTAATACAGCAGTACATAAGTGGTATGACGGCGTGACAGATGTTCCAACAAAGGTCATGTTTGATTTCGTGTGCAAATTAGAAGGTGGGGAATTAGCTGCATCTGAGGAAACGAGTGAGTGCAGGTGGGTTCCAAAGGAACAGGTGCTGGATTATATTACACTACCTGCCATCCGCATGCGTTATGAAGCGTATCTGAGCTTTAATGGTTCAGTGAATTACATGGAGTACGTCACTGCGACAACATCAGAGTGCAATGTCAAGCTTCATAGACATGTTTAGCAGTTAGAGTGCTTGTAGTTTGAAGAATTATGGACAGACGGTCTACGTCAATGGATTACACATCTTGTTGATTGAACACAGGAGAGCAGTCGATCCATTAGATCGCCTGCTCTTTATTCATACGGCCGGAGACCAATGTGAATATTTGAACATTAAATATAGATATGCTGTTTCATAAAATGTAAAAAATCGCTTTGCATCGAGCCGAGCGTAAGGATCTTTTTGGAAATCATGAATTTCCATCGCCGACCATGAACGTGGAATGACCATGTTGCAGATAATAAGGTTCCAGAATGATATTTTTGATCTTGTAATTCCGCTGTTCGGAATTCAACTTTATGTACGACTTTAGTCGAAAAAAAATTGAGGAAAAGGATGATCAAAATATCCTCATTTATAAGCAATATAGCCCGGCTTGTCTTCGCCGACAAGCTCTGCGGAGTGGAATAACACATAAACATGTTAGGTTCTCTATGAGATTGAGTTAGCCGTTCCAACAATTTTTTGGTAATAAAGATCATGGTTCAATACTCCTCTGCGGTGATATCTCATATTGCAATCCGTTGCTAAAAATTCCGATCCAACAAAGTCCCAACCTGTTCTGCAATGACTTGGGTGGGCTCAGATAATCCATTGGTTAGCCACGCCTCTACAACCTCCACGATTGCTGCTCCAAAGAAGTTAAGAATGATCTCCTTGCTTAATCCTTGATTTATTCCTTCGGTTACACTCACTTCTCCTTCCAATTCCTCAATAACAAATGCAAGGAAATGATGACGAAATACAGAGGCCCCTTTGCTTGATAACATGGTTGAGAAGAAGGGGAGATGATGTTCAAAGTATTCAAACCAGAGTAGATTTCCCTCGGCAAAACTTAAATCAGATGCAGCTTCACATATTTTTCGAAGTTCGTTGATGTGCTCTTCGATGAGTTTGTCGAGCAAATCAAATTTATCCATGTAATGATCATAGATCGTTCTTCGACCAACGTTAGCTCGATCGGAAATATCCTGAATCGTAATTTGATCCAGATTTTTCTCAGACATCAGTTGGATAAATGCATTCTTAATGGCTTCCTGAGATTTTTGCACTCTTCGATCCAATTTGGACATGGGGGTTCACACCTTTTTGATCGTATTCACACATTGTTTTGAATCTGTGCGATAACGCACGAATGAAGATGGTTTGTTTATTGAAGCTAAACCACTTTCCATTTATATTATACACATGTGCGGTAACGCATCAATATGTAGTATCTTAATCATTTAGGTTTCCTTGACTGAAATAATAAAAGAGAAGCTTAAGGGAGGCGGAGCACGTGGATCGAATCGAAAAGAGTAAGGAAAAATACCAACAACTATTTGGTGAAGGCGTACCTTCTTCATATGCAACAGATCCTGAATTTCAGGATATCCTAAGCCGTTTTATTTTTGGAGAAGTGTTCTGTCAAGGTACTTTGACGGGCATTCAGCGGGAACTATTGACCTTAGTGGTCCTTACGGTCAACCAGGCATTACCTCAGCTCAGGGCACATGTTCATGCAGCGTTGAATATTGGGGTGACTCCGGTAGAAATGAAAGAGGCCGTTTACCAGTGTGCCCCATACATCGGTTTTCCGAGAACACTAAACGCCATTAATGAAGTGAATGAGGTATTCGCTTCCCGTAATATTGCATTGCCTATTGAAAGCCAAAGCCAGGTATCAGAAGATAATCGTTTGGAGAAAGGACTTGCCGTACAGATCGAGATTTTCGGTAATGTCATTGAAAAAATGCGAGCAAATACACCTTCTAATCAGCAGCATATTCAGGAGTACCTTTCGGCTTTTTGCTTCGGGGATTTCTACACCCGCGATGGACTTGATTTGAAAGTCCGGGAGTTGTTAACACTGGGTATGGTTAGTGCATTAGGAGGAGCCGAAGGGCAAGTGAAGGCACATGTGCAAGGAAATATAAATGTGGGAAATGACAAGGAAACGTTGATTGCAGCAATCACACATTGTCTGCCTTATATCGGTTTTCCGAGAACACTAAATGCACTCGCTTGCATTAATGAAGTTATTCCGGAAAGTGAAGAAAGATAATTTGTAATCCACTTATTGGAGGAATCAGATATGGCCAAACATGAAGAGGTAAAGAACGGTGTTATATTTCCGGTAGGAGAGAAAAATGAAGCATATGCACAGTATTTTGTAGGACAAAGTTATCTTCAA contains these protein-coding regions:
- a CDS encoding GH39 family glycosyl hydrolase; protein product: MKLFVNSVKHIDFHWHKEVEVVYVLHGSIIMYLDQQQYTLHEDDLIVVNSMSVHKIERTNQDNVLLTLQFGPELMNNNAFISCNSAMNVEQDALRLYSIKQYLAQMVWEINKKTPGYQNFTMGRLQMLCGCLQRYFSSGINSALEEGSKDYDYKRLNRVLTYIDIHYNEKITLQDMADSEHLSLHYFSHFFTDKIGIPFQKYLTLIRLEKAQAQLAANDKNISDIALDCGFANVKLFNKYFKEKYGCTPGSYREASRVPEPHQLNVNRKPKTYEESSSGDYYEMETLNAIGSLYRYLDAKVDADQDTLPVPSAHLSDQTHIEIRADQTSIVYEKHWNITMTAGRAIEGLREDWRKQLSSLKGKVPFQYIRFHGIFNDEMMVYSETEDGISVYNWSYVDKLYDFLLDQGVRPFVELSFMPNQLARSKETLFWWRGNISPPSDPAKWQGLVREFIRHCLNRYGAEEVKKWYFEVWNEPDLAGVCWAGSKEEYFAFYESTAHAIKSVLPELRVGGPAMGYGSLWNDIWAEEFLSYCRKREVALDFFSFHIYSEYPKLKVEEDRLTQIMPPSFYKESIDLLRQKMKAASYSHVELHVTEWNFSIYDRNLLHDTMFMAPFVIYHTMNTLGDVKAMAFWSFTDVFEESIVPASPFYGGFGLINRDGLKKPSYYAYELMQKLGDELLIKGDGYVGTRKRDGSMQFLFYHYVHVDRLFASGDWSELSCSTRYDVFEEKGSKAFELTLNKLSGPYKCTSYQLDREHGSVFDEWARMGSPYSLTEEEIAYLNGRSGPVMGTEMVRDECWRREIVLPPHGVMLLILDRQY
- a CDS encoding NUDIX hydrolase, with translation MVFPTHIVSAGGIVEDGQGNILLVKAHDDGWVYPGGITEVGENLMDGVIREIKEESGIDASVSHLVSVVSNTAVHKWYDGVTDVPTKVMFDFVCKLEGGELAASEETSECRWVPKEQVLDYITLPAIRMRYEAYLSFNGSVNYMEYVTATTSECNVKLHRHV
- a CDS encoding beta-glucosidase, giving the protein MNKSINELLSAMTLAEKASLCAGLNMWMTKGIERLNIPPVHMYDGTNGIRKTNSDEEMGITTENVPATCYPTGSAIGSSWNTELLHEVGVALGQESKAMDVELLLGPGVNMKRTPLGGRNFEYYSEDPCLSGELGAAFINGIQSEGVGASVKHFAGNNQEFEKMVTSSEIDERTLREIYLSAFERIIKKSDPWTVMCSYNLLNGTYTSENEHLLHDILREEWGYEGVVLSDWTAVNDRIRGLKAGLDLEMPGPAHYNAKAIIEAIQNGSLSEEQLDRSVGRILKLVERVTGNKGEGTSEDADYHALARKAAAESIVLLKNENAILPLQPESLGSIAVIGRFAKKPRIQGAGSAKVTPTRVDIPWDEIKNLAGENITMGYSEGYPEDDSIHDELIQESVTLAKNSDVAVLFVGQPEYAESEMHDLQGIDLPEHQVNLIQAVAAVQPKCIVVTSSGSALAMRPWLQHVPGIIHSWLSGQGMGKVIADVLFGHTNPSGKLSETFPVKLSDNPSHMRIRGENGKLYYREGLFVGYRYYDRKELAPQFPFGHGLSYTSFSYTDLKVAQTNRGVTVSFELKNTGKRKGKEVVQLYVHDEECTWTRPEKELKAFVKVELEPGEKRKVTFELEERDFSYYNTKYNRWVAETGYFQISLGSSSKDLRISERLHCDFGKEEITFHKFSLLSEWMSDPAAKKELEKCLNEMNEHVTDKVYLNEEFVGFWEDFPMIKVFQMFGQQWMNERSPDEVIHELIARVNQARN
- a CDS encoding carboxymuconolactone decarboxylase family protein, which translates into the protein MDRIEKSKEKYQQLFGEGVPSSYATDPEFQDILSRFIFGEVFCQGTLTGIQRELLTLVVLTVNQALPQLRAHVHAALNIGVTPVEMKEAVYQCAPYIGFPRTLNAINEVNEVFASRNIALPIESQSQVSEDNRLEKGLAVQIEIFGNVIEKMRANTPSNQQHIQEYLSAFCFGDFYTRDGLDLKVRELLTLGMVSALGGAEGQVKAHVQGNINVGNDKETLIAAITHCLPYIGFPRTLNALACINEVIPESEER
- a CDS encoding PTS sugar transporter subunit IIC, encoding MKRFMKWMTDSFAPRLEAFTNNIWVSSIQEAIMVAIPMIFIGSIITLISILQDFIPGMPDLTPITTFSFGLLGLFIAFLTPYVVMEKKERHKIKLLAGMTGVSLFVMLLNPTVNEDGTIQFILERFGPSGMITALLVGVFVALVMIMCNKFSFFKKGSSLPEFIMDWFDFLVPIALVLTTGWVLVYQLHFDIFGLIVNVFEPINALGQSLTGFLLFNFIGVVLYSFGVSPWVMTPIWYAIWIPAIEENAALVAAGQDPVNINTFETFFSGWLGIGGMGATLPLVVWFLMARSKKLKSVGKATIIPSLFNINEPVVYGAPIAFNPLLMVPMWINALITPVIVYLALDWGWVRIPSQIFQLWYTPIGLSTYIMSGFNGLILLAVVLLIVFVVWFPFFKLYDAQELKKEQEQN
- a CDS encoding TetR/AcrR family transcriptional regulator, translated to MSKLDRRVQKSQEAIKNAFIQLMSEKNLDQITIQDISDRANVGRRTIYDHYMDKFDLLDKLIEEHINELRKICEAASDLSFAEGNLLWFEYFEHHLPFFSTMLSSKGASVFRHHFLAFVIEELEGEVSVTEGINQGLSKEIILNFFGAAIVEVVEAWLTNGLSEPTQVIAEQVGTLLDRNF
- a CDS encoding DMT family transporter, with the translated sequence MNDSKAIEKPNRLTDPLVVTLIASLCCLLWGSAFPSIKLGYIAFNIMPEDIASKFVFAGYRFILAGLLLLTLYRLFRKRRFNLTGRQWTSLSMLGVMQTGLQYMFFYIGVSNTTGVKGSIMNATATFFSVVLAHFLYQNDKLSNKKVIGCMLGFIGVIIVNFNTDLLSFSVSFTGEGFVIAAAFIFSITAIYAKHLTSSMDVLVVTGFSLFVGGLTLAMLGLLLGGQVTHFTLESTSNLVYLVLLSSAAFCLWNMLLKYNKVGKVSVYNFLIPVFGAFLSAVFLGESIMELKNLVALLFVSLGIYIVNRASSA